The following coding sequences are from one Gimesia sp. window:
- a CDS encoding DUF1080 domain-containing protein: MQKQRATLFGSFLALCLLTNVIQAADLPQYKPLFNGKDLTGWVNVNTDKDTWYVKDGMLVCTGHPIGVMRTDKQYENFLLHIEWRHMEAGGNSGVFAWSEGTVPEGRRLPKGMEIQMLELDWVNQHKMKDGTLPPIAYVHGELFGANGLITTPDNPRGTRSKSIENRCKGKGQWNVYDVVCVDGTVKLSVNGKFVNGVRNASIKKGYLCLESEGAEIQFRNIQIMELPPGVTTKAQTAPVLK; encoded by the coding sequence ATGCAGAAACAACGTGCGACCCTCTTTGGATCTTTCCTGGCTTTGTGCTTACTGACCAATGTGATTCAGGCAGCAGACCTGCCTCAATATAAGCCTCTGTTCAACGGTAAAGATCTGACCGGCTGGGTGAATGTGAATACCGACAAAGATACCTGGTATGTCAAAGATGGCATGCTCGTCTGCACGGGACATCCGATTGGCGTAATGCGAACCGATAAACAGTACGAGAATTTTCTCCTGCATATCGAATGGCGACACATGGAAGCCGGCGGTAATTCGGGGGTCTTCGCCTGGAGTGAAGGGACTGTTCCCGAAGGTCGACGCCTGCCCAAAGGGATGGAAATCCAGATGCTCGAACTCGACTGGGTCAATCAACACAAAATGAAAGACGGCACCCTGCCCCCCATCGCTTACGTACACGGCGAACTGTTCGGCGCCAATGGTCTGATCACCACTCCCGACAATCCCCGCGGAACCCGTAGCAAGTCGATTGAAAACCGCTGCAAAGGCAAAGGGCAATGGAACGTGTACGACGTGGTCTGCGTGGACGGAACCGTCAAGTTGTCTGTGAACGGCAAATTCGTGAACGGCGTGCGCAACGCCTCGATCAAAAAAGGCTACCTCTGCCTGGAATCCGAGGGAGCCGAAATCCAGTTCCGCAACATTCAGATCATGGAACTCCCGCCCGGAGTCACCACCAAAGCACAGACGGCTCCGGTCCTGAAATGA